One uncultured Alphaproteobacteria bacterium genomic region harbors:
- the aroC gene encoding chorismate synthase (Evidence 2a : Function of homologous gene experimentally demonstrated in an other organism; PubMedId : 2182772, 2969724; Product type e : enzyme) has product MAGNAFGTLFRFTTFGESHGPAIGCVVDGVPPGIPLAEADIQPFLDKRRPGRSRHTTQRREPDLARILSGVYEGRTTGTPIGLLIDNADQRSKDYANIAESFRPGHADFAYHAKYGLRDPRGGGRSSARETAMRVAAGAVARKVLDALIPGGVVIRGAMVAMGAHAVERTRWDWAEVDRNDFFCPDAETAAAWADELDAIRKSGSSIGAVVEVTAEGAPAGLGEPVYDKLDADIAKAMMSINAVKGVEIGEGFAAARLHGEDNADEMEPDGRGGVRFLSNHAGGILGGISTGQVIAARLAVKPTSSILIPRRSVDVNGEAVDVLTRGRHDPCVGIRAVPVAEAMLACVLADHLLRHRGQCGGFPAR; this is encoded by the coding sequence ATGGCCGGCAACGCATTCGGCACCCTGTTCCGCTTCACCACCTTCGGCGAAAGCCACGGCCCCGCGATCGGCTGCGTCGTCGACGGCGTGCCCCCCGGGATTCCGCTCGCCGAGGCGGACATCCAGCCGTTTCTCGACAAGCGCCGCCCCGGCCGGTCGCGCCACACCACCCAACGCCGCGAGCCCGACCTCGCGCGCATCCTCTCGGGGGTCTACGAAGGCCGCACCACCGGCACCCCGATCGGCCTCCTGATCGACAACGCCGACCAGCGCTCCAAGGACTATGCCAACATCGCCGAGAGCTTCCGCCCCGGCCATGCCGACTTCGCCTACCACGCCAAATACGGCCTGCGCGACCCGCGCGGCGGCGGCCGCTCCTCGGCGCGCGAAACCGCGATGCGCGTCGCCGCGGGTGCGGTCGCGCGCAAGGTGCTCGACGCGCTGATCCCCGGCGGCGTCGTCATCCGCGGCGCGATGGTGGCGATGGGCGCGCACGCGGTCGAGCGCACCCGCTGGGATTGGGCCGAAGTGGACCGCAACGACTTCTTCTGTCCCGACGCCGAAACCGCCGCCGCCTGGGCGGACGAACTCGACGCGATCCGCAAGTCCGGCTCCTCGATCGGCGCGGTGGTCGAAGTGACGGCCGAAGGCGCGCCCGCGGGCCTCGGCGAACCGGTCTACGACAAGCTCGACGCCGACATCGCCAAGGCGATGATGAGCATCAACGCGGTCAAGGGCGTCGAGATCGGCGAAGGCTTCGCCGCGGCACGCCTGCACGGCGAGGACAACGCCGACGAGATGGAGCCCGACGGCCGGGGCGGCGTGCGCTTCCTCTCCAACCACGCGGGCGGCATTCTCGGCGGCATCTCGACCGGGCAGGTCATCGCCGCGCGCCTCGCGGTGAAGCCGACCAGTTCGATCCTGATCCCGCGCCGGAGCGTCGACGTCAACGGCGAGGCGGTCGACGTCTTGACCAGGGGCCGCCACGACCCATGTGTGGGCATCCGCGCGGTGCCGGTCGCCGAGGCGATGCTCGCCTGTGTGCTCGCCGACCACCTGCTGCGCCATCGCGGCCAGTGCGGCGGCTTTCCCGCCCGCTGA
- a CDS encoding Rhodanese domain protein (modular protein), with protein sequence MCGHPRGAGRRGDARLCARRPPAAPSRPVRRLSRPLTAFPAFGSEALPMFFRKPAVAGVDAAAARAWIDAGEAALVDVREADELEAAAVPGATHLPMSHVGVDEYPDFGANKVVVMCHSGVRSARVAAALAARGVEAYNLEGGIVAWIAAGFPAQQQG encoded by the coding sequence ATGTGTGGGCATCCGCGCGGTGCCGGTCGCCGAGGCGATGCTCGCCTGTGTGCTCGCCGACCACCTGCTGCGCCATCGCGGCCAGTGCGGCGGCTTTCCCGCCCGCTGACCGCCTTCCCCGCATTCGGGTCGGAGGCCCTGCCGATGTTCTTCAGAAAACCCGCCGTCGCCGGTGTCGACGCCGCCGCCGCCCGCGCCTGGATCGACGCCGGAGAGGCTGCCCTCGTCGACGTGCGCGAGGCCGACGAACTCGAAGCCGCGGCGGTGCCGGGCGCGACGCATCTGCCGATGTCGCACGTCGGCGTGGACGAATACCCGGATTTCGGTGCAAATAAGGTCGTGGTGATGTGCCACTCCGGCGTGCGTTCGGCGCGCGTCGCGGCCGCCCTTGCGGCGCGCGGAGTGGAGGCCTACAACCTCGAAGGCGGCATCGTCGCCTGGATCGCCGCCGGATTCCCGGCGCAACAACAGGGATAG
- a CDS encoding Periplasmic serine protease has product MRTLARWLVGLLAMIGVLAAAAVVAVVYLIKHAEPEKVAVRNGDYLVVDFDRGVSGQPPRDAIEALGRGDEYVFSDLVAALRRAAADPKISGLAAHLGGTPIPAATALELADAVSDFKKVGKKTFLFSESLDGGPGAVALAAAFQETWVQPSGLVGLRGLAIESPFLRQGLAEWGIRADVLQRYEYKSAFDSFTRDEMSPPVRENLQHLIDDVAASLNAAIARERGLDISAVAALAQRGPLLAPDALQAKLVDRLGYGAEFQAELKAAFPGAPVQADAYAATREAPDTDIKIALIQASGQIVPGETEFGPLGGEAMIGAQTVAHAIRDAARTKGVRAIILRLDTPGGDYAASDTIRQAILAARHDNVPVVVSMGNVAASGGYFIASAAETVIAGEATITGSIGVIAGKVVLDEAWNKLGVRWATLKTGETATMFSPNHPFTPLERARMEAIVDAAYADFTQKVGEARKLDAEAVDRVARGRVWSGKAAKAVGLVDDTGGLLKALAYAKRSAGIPAERIPTLVDFPRARSLTETLSDLMNGEHGEIAKITAAPLPEPLATLSAWSKLNLEKGAALMPPMVMR; this is encoded by the coding sequence ATGCGGACTCTGGCGCGCTGGCTGGTCGGACTGCTCGCGATGATCGGCGTTCTCGCCGCCGCCGCAGTGGTCGCGGTGGTCTATCTGATCAAACATGCCGAGCCCGAGAAGGTCGCCGTCCGCAACGGCGACTACCTCGTCGTCGACTTCGATCGCGGCGTCTCCGGGCAGCCGCCGCGCGACGCCATCGAGGCCCTCGGCAGGGGCGACGAATACGTCTTCTCCGACCTCGTCGCCGCGCTCCGCCGCGCCGCCGCCGACCCCAAGATCAGCGGCCTCGCCGCACACCTCGGCGGCACGCCGATCCCCGCCGCCACAGCTCTCGAACTCGCCGACGCGGTCTCCGACTTCAAGAAGGTCGGCAAGAAGACCTTCCTGTTTTCGGAATCCCTCGACGGCGGCCCGGGCGCCGTCGCGCTCGCCGCCGCGTTCCAGGAAACCTGGGTGCAGCCCTCCGGCCTCGTCGGCCTGCGCGGCCTCGCGATCGAGAGCCCGTTCCTGCGCCAGGGCCTCGCCGAATGGGGCATCCGCGCCGACGTCCTGCAACGCTACGAATACAAGTCCGCGTTCGATTCCTTCACCCGCGACGAGATGTCGCCGCCGGTGCGCGAAAACCTCCAGCACCTGATCGACGACGTCGCCGCCTCGCTCAACGCCGCGATCGCCCGCGAACGCGGGCTCGACATTTCCGCCGTCGCCGCTCTCGCGCAACGCGGCCCGCTGCTCGCCCCCGACGCGCTGCAGGCGAAGCTGGTCGACCGCCTCGGCTACGGCGCGGAGTTCCAGGCCGAACTCAAGGCCGCCTTCCCCGGCGCGCCGGTGCAGGCGGACGCCTATGCCGCCACCCGCGAGGCCCCGGATACCGACATCAAGATCGCGCTGATCCAGGCGAGCGGCCAGATCGTTCCCGGCGAGACCGAATTCGGCCCGCTCGGCGGCGAAGCGATGATCGGCGCGCAGACCGTCGCGCACGCGATCCGCGATGCCGCCCGCACCAAGGGCGTGCGCGCGATCATCCTGCGGCTCGACACCCCCGGCGGCGACTACGCCGCCTCCGACACCATCCGCCAGGCGATCCTCGCCGCCCGCCACGACAACGTGCCGGTGGTGGTGTCGATGGGCAACGTCGCCGCCTCGGGCGGATACTTCATCGCCTCCGCCGCGGAAACCGTGATCGCGGGCGAGGCCACCATCACCGGCTCGATCGGCGTGATCGCCGGCAAGGTCGTCCTCGACGAAGCCTGGAACAAGCTCGGCGTCCGCTGGGCCACCCTCAAGACCGGCGAAACCGCGACGATGTTCTCGCCCAACCACCCCTTCACCCCGCTCGAACGCGCGCGCATGGAGGCGATCGTCGACGCCGCCTACGCCGACTTCACGCAAAAGGTCGGCGAGGCTCGCAAACTCGACGCCGAGGCCGTCGACCGCGTCGCCCGCGGACGAGTGTGGAGCGGCAAGGCCGCCAAGGCGGTCGGCCTCGTCGACGATACCGGCGGCCTCCTGAAGGCGCTCGCGTACGCCAAGCGCTCGGCCGGAATCCCCGCCGAACGCATCCCCACCCTCGTCGACTTCCCGCGCGCCCGCTCGCTCACCGAGACCCTTTCGGACCTGATGAACGGCGAGCACGGCGAAATCGCCAAGATCACCGCCGCCCCGCTGCCCGAACCGCTCGCCACCCTCTCCGCATGGTCGAAGCTGAACCTCGAAAAGGGCGCGGCGCTGATGCCGCCGATGGTGATGCGGTAA
- the tlyA gene encoding 16S/23S rRNA (cytidine-2'-O)-methyltransferase TlyA: protein MTVRADQALVVRGLAPSRARARMLIEAGAVFVNGAAVDKASRGVGAGDVVEVRGAPIPWVSRGGLKLAHGLAHFGYEAAGRVCLDVGASTGGFTDVLRQAGAARIYAVDVGHDQLAAELRADPRVVSLEGVNARTLSSAEIPEPVGVVVCDASFIALQTVLEAPLALAAPGAWAIALVKPQFQVGPKRVGKGGVVRDPALRQEACDAAAAWFAAQGWAVDGVAESPITGPDGNVEFLLGARK, encoded by the coding sequence ATGACGGTGCGCGCCGATCAGGCGCTGGTGGTGCGCGGTCTGGCGCCGAGCCGGGCGCGGGCGCGGATGCTGATCGAGGCGGGGGCGGTGTTCGTCAACGGCGCGGCGGTCGACAAAGCGTCGCGCGGCGTCGGCGCGGGCGACGTGGTGGAGGTGCGGGGGGCGCCGATTCCGTGGGTGTCGCGGGGCGGGCTGAAGCTGGCGCACGGGCTCGCGCACTTCGGCTACGAAGCGGCGGGGCGGGTGTGTCTGGACGTCGGCGCGTCGACCGGAGGCTTCACCGACGTGCTGCGGCAGGCGGGCGCTGCACGGATTTACGCGGTGGACGTGGGCCACGATCAGCTTGCGGCGGAGTTGCGCGCCGATCCGCGCGTGGTGTCGCTGGAGGGCGTCAACGCCCGCACGCTGTCGTCTGCGGAAATTCCCGAGCCGGTCGGCGTGGTGGTGTGCGACGCCAGTTTCATCGCCTTGCAGACCGTTCTGGAAGCGCCGTTGGCGCTCGCCGCGCCGGGCGCGTGGGCGATCGCGTTGGTCAAGCCGCAGTTTCAGGTCGGCCCGAAGAGGGTCGGCAAGGGCGGCGTGGTGCGCGACCCGGCTCTGCGGCAGGAGGCCTGCGATGCGGCCGCGGCGTGGTTCGCCGCGCAGGGATGGGCGGTCGACGGCGTTGCCGAAAGCCCGATCACCGGTCCGGACGGCAACGTCGAATTCCTGCTCGGGGCGCGGAAGTAG
- the dxs gene encoding 1-deoxyxylulose-5-phosphate synthase, thiamine-requiring, FAD-requiring (Evidence 2a : Function of homologous gene experimentally demonstrated in an other organism; PubMedId : 10648511, 9371765, 9482846; Product type e : enzyme), with protein sequence MSTPASRPTPVLDAVSDVAALRALPEERLEALADDLRAAMIETVAITGGHLGAGLGVVELTIALHYVFDTPHDRLIWDVGHQAYPHKILTGRRGRMLGIRRKDGLSGFTKRGESEFDPFGAGHSSTSISAGLGMAVARDFKKEARNVVCVIGDGAMSAGMAFEAMNNAAAANSRLIVILNDNDMSIAPPVGAMSAYLSRLLSSPSYHSIRSAMKDVAQLFPAPLERAARKAEEYARGLVTGGTLFEEMGFHYVGPVDGHRLDHLVPILRNVRDAKARRPVLVHVVTQKGHGYGPAERAADKYHGVGCFDVETGAQVKSKGNGPSFTEVFAQALIRAADADPRVVAATAAMPTGTGLDAFARHHPARMFDVGIAEQHAVTFAAGLAAEGMRPFVAIYSTFLQRAFDQVAHDVALQNLPVRFILDRAGYVGADGATHQGAFDLAYLCCLPQMTVAAPADEAELAHMVATAALYDDGPIAIRFPRGAGVGAPVPDEPEILAIGKGRIVREGKDLAILSLGTRLADALAAADVLAAEGLSVTVADARFAKPLDRDLILGLADRHAALITVEEGAVGGFGSHVLDLLANAGKLDGGLKLRALHMPDAYFEQDTQSGQIAAAGLDAAGIAAAARAARGR encoded by the coding sequence TTGAGCACACCGGCCAGCCGTCCTACACCCGTTCTCGACGCCGTTTCCGACGTCGCCGCACTGCGCGCGTTGCCCGAGGAGCGCCTGGAGGCGCTCGCCGACGACCTGCGCGCCGCGATGATCGAAACCGTGGCGATCACCGGCGGCCACCTCGGCGCGGGCCTGGGCGTCGTCGAGTTGACGATCGCCCTGCATTACGTCTTCGACACCCCGCACGACCGCCTGATCTGGGACGTCGGACACCAGGCCTATCCGCACAAGATTCTCACCGGGCGGCGCGGCCGGATGCTCGGCATCCGCCGCAAGGACGGGCTCTCCGGCTTCACCAAACGCGGCGAGTCCGAGTTCGATCCGTTCGGCGCGGGGCACTCCTCCACCTCGATTTCCGCCGGGCTCGGCATGGCGGTGGCGCGCGATTTCAAGAAGGAGGCGCGCAACGTCGTCTGCGTGATCGGCGACGGCGCGATGAGCGCGGGCATGGCGTTCGAGGCGATGAACAACGCCGCCGCCGCCAACAGCCGCCTGATCGTCATCCTCAACGACAACGACATGTCGATCGCGCCGCCGGTGGGGGCGATGAGCGCCTATCTTTCGCGCCTGCTGTCGTCGCCCTCCTACCACTCGATCCGCAGCGCGATGAAGGACGTCGCGCAGCTCTTCCCCGCACCGCTCGAACGCGCCGCGCGCAAGGCCGAGGAATACGCGCGCGGCCTCGTCACCGGCGGCACGCTGTTCGAGGAAATGGGCTTCCACTACGTCGGCCCGGTCGACGGCCACCGCCTCGACCACCTCGTGCCGATCCTCAGGAACGTGCGCGACGCCAAGGCGCGCCGTCCGGTTCTGGTTCACGTCGTGACCCAGAAGGGCCACGGCTACGGCCCGGCCGAACGCGCCGCCGACAAATACCACGGCGTCGGCTGCTTCGACGTCGAGACCGGCGCGCAGGTCAAATCCAAAGGCAACGGCCCGAGCTTCACCGAAGTCTTCGCGCAGGCGCTGATCCGCGCCGCCGACGCCGACCCGCGCGTCGTTGCCGCCACCGCGGCGATGCCCACCGGCACCGGCCTCGACGCCTTCGCCCGCCACCATCCGGCGCGGATGTTCGACGTCGGCATCGCCGAGCAGCATGCCGTCACCTTCGCCGCCGGGCTGGCGGCGGAAGGAATGCGGCCGTTCGTGGCGATCTACTCCACCTTCCTGCAACGCGCCTTCGATCAGGTCGCCCACGACGTCGCCCTCCAGAACCTGCCGGTGCGCTTCATTCTCGACCGTGCCGGATACGTCGGTGCCGACGGCGCCACCCATCAGGGCGCGTTCGATCTCGCCTACCTCTGCTGTCTGCCGCAGATGACCGTCGCCGCCCCCGCCGACGAGGCCGAACTCGCGCACATGGTCGCCACCGCCGCGCTCTACGACGACGGCCCGATCGCGATCCGCTTCCCGCGCGGGGCGGGCGTCGGCGCGCCGGTTCCCGACGAGCCGGAAATCCTCGCGATCGGCAAGGGACGGATCGTCCGCGAAGGCAAGGATCTCGCCATCCTCTCCCTCGGCACCCGCCTCGCCGACGCGCTCGCCGCCGCCGACGTTCTGGCGGCGGAGGGGCTCTCCGTCACCGTCGCCGACGCCCGCTTCGCCAAGCCGCTGGACCGGGATCTCATCCTCGGCCTCGCCGACCGCCATGCCGCGCTGATCACCGTCGAGGAAGGGGCGGTCGGCGGCTTCGGCAGCCACGTCCTCGATCTCCTCGCCAACGCGGGCAAGCTCGACGGCGGCCTCAAACTCCGCGCCCTGCACATGCCCGACGCCTATTTCGAACAGGATACCCAGTCAGGCCAGATCGCTGCCGCCGGCCTCGACGCCGCGGGCATCGCCGCCGCCGCCCGCGCGGCGCGCGGGCGATGA
- the ispA gene encoding geranyltranstransferase (Evidence 2a : Function of homologous gene experimentally demonstrated in an other organism; Product type e : enzyme) produces MVPFRDALADAAARVAAELDALLPLTDAPEDQVVEAMRYACLNGGKRMRPFFVIETARLFGVDSRAALRCAAAVEMLHCYSLVHDDLPAMDDDDLRRGQPTVHRRFDEATAILAGDALLTQAFAVVADPEVHADPQVRCELVARLAKASGARGMVGGQMLDLLAEHRELDIAAITRLQRMKTGCLIAFSCEAGAILGKAAPRLRQALAAYAHDVGLAFQIADDLLDVESTPEALGKAVAKDAERGKASFVTVLGAERARAQAHLLVEQACGHLEPFEGRAQLLAAAARYVVERTL; encoded by the coding sequence ATGGTGCCTTTCCGCGACGCTCTGGCAGACGCGGCGGCCCGCGTCGCCGCCGAACTCGACGCGCTCCTGCCGCTCACCGACGCACCCGAAGATCAGGTGGTCGAGGCGATGCGCTACGCCTGCCTCAATGGCGGCAAGCGCATGCGCCCGTTCTTCGTGATCGAAACCGCGCGGCTGTTCGGCGTCGATTCCCGTGCCGCGCTGCGGTGCGCGGCGGCGGTCGAGATGCTGCACTGCTATTCCCTGGTGCACGACGACCTGCCCGCGATGGACGACGACGACCTCCGCCGCGGCCAGCCCACCGTGCATCGCCGCTTCGACGAGGCGACCGCGATACTTGCCGGCGACGCGCTGCTGACCCAGGCATTCGCTGTGGTCGCCGATCCCGAAGTCCACGCCGACCCGCAGGTGCGCTGCGAACTCGTCGCCAGGCTCGCCAAGGCCTCCGGCGCGCGCGGCATGGTCGGCGGCCAGATGCTCGATCTTCTCGCCGAGCACCGGGAGCTCGACATCGCCGCGATCACCCGCCTGCAGCGGATGAAGACCGGCTGCCTGATCGCGTTCTCGTGCGAGGCCGGGGCGATCCTCGGCAAGGCCGCGCCGCGCCTGCGTCAGGCCCTCGCCGCCTATGCCCACGACGTCGGTCTGGCGTTCCAGATCGCCGACGACCTGCTGGACGTCGAAAGCACTCCCGAAGCCCTCGGCAAGGCGGTGGCGAAGGACGCCGAGCGAGGCAAGGCGAGCTTCGTCACGGTGCTCGGGGCCGAACGCGCGCGCGCCCAGGCGCACCTTCTGGTGGAGCAGGCGTGCGGGCACCTCGAACCCTTCGAAGGCCGCGCGCAGCTTCTCGCCGCCGCCGCCCGCTACGTCGTCGAGCGCACCCTGTAA
- the xseB gene encoding exonuclease VII small subunit (Evidence 2a : Function of homologous gene experimentally demonstrated in an other organism; PubMedId : 2089044, 11381137, 6284744, 6350262; Product type e : enzyme), whose protein sequence is MAEQNTDADVAAMSFEQALAGLEAIVRRLESGDVELDAAVGAFERGVMLKRHCEQKLAEARERVEQITRAPDGGIGTAPLPDIE, encoded by the coding sequence ATGGCCGAGCAGAACACCGACGCCGACGTCGCCGCGATGAGCTTCGAGCAGGCGCTCGCCGGGCTCGAGGCGATCGTCCGTCGCCTGGAATCCGGCGACGTCGAGCTCGACGCCGCGGTCGGCGCGTTCGAGCGCGGCGTGATGCTGAAGCGGCACTGCGAACAGAAACTCGCCGAGGCGCGCGAGCGGGTCGAGCAGATCACCCGCGCGCCGGACGGCGGCATCGGCACCGCGCCGTTGCCGGATATCGAGTGA
- the hlyU gene encoding Transcriptional activator HlyU, translated as MDIENLQAKARRASALLKAMSNEHRLLILCQLQNGERSVGELERLVGLSQSALSQHLARLRRDQLVKTRRVAQTIFYSLSGTEATSVIETLYGLYCTDDALPEVAE; from the coding sequence ATGGACATCGAGAACCTTCAAGCCAAGGCCCGCCGCGCGAGTGCGCTTCTGAAGGCGATGAGCAACGAGCACCGCCTGCTGATTCTCTGCCAGTTGCAGAACGGCGAGCGCTCGGTCGGCGAGCTCGAACGCCTGGTCGGGCTGAGCCAGTCGGCGTTGTCGCAGCACCTTGCGCGGCTGCGGCGCGACCAGCTGGTGAAAACCCGCCGCGTCGCGCAGACGATCTTCTATTCGCTCAGCGGCACCGAAGCGACCTCGGTGATCGAGACCCTGTACGGCCTCTACTGCACCGACGACGCCCTGCCGGAAGTCGCCGAGTAG
- a CDS encoding Beta-lactamase-like, which produces MLRTGDVCPIAPGVHWLRMPLPYRLNHVNLWILEDGDALTVVDTGMNLPESRAIWEDVLAERFPGRGVRRVICTHYHSDHIGLAAWLCERSGAPLLMSRIEWATARCLGIDRTPELLAAQRAFYRRLGYPPAWLDRLDAVGNAYAGKVVPVPPVLHRLETGDEIAIGGRTWRVLLAAGHSPAMACLAADDLVIVGDHILPSITPNVSIYPSEPESDPLGEYLSSFAPFRDLDGGCLVLASHGRPFRGLHPRIDEIEAHHEERLARVAEACRTPATVVEMLDVLFATGLTDHERVIASGEALAHVRHLQSRGEVVERQGDDGVLRFEAQ; this is translated from the coding sequence GTGCTGCGCACCGGCGACGTCTGTCCGATCGCCCCCGGGGTGCACTGGCTGCGGATGCCTCTGCCCTATCGCCTCAATCACGTCAACCTCTGGATCCTCGAGGACGGCGACGCGCTCACCGTCGTCGACACCGGGATGAACCTGCCGGAGAGCCGCGCGATCTGGGAAGACGTACTGGCCGAACGCTTCCCCGGGCGCGGCGTGCGGCGGGTGATCTGCACCCACTACCACTCCGATCATATCGGCCTTGCGGCGTGGTTGTGCGAGCGCTCCGGCGCGCCGTTGCTGATGAGCCGCATCGAGTGGGCGACGGCGCGCTGCCTCGGCATCGACCGCACGCCCGAGCTGCTGGCGGCACAGCGCGCGTTCTACCGGCGTCTTGGATATCCCCCCGCGTGGCTCGACCGTCTCGACGCCGTGGGGAACGCCTACGCGGGCAAGGTGGTGCCGGTGCCGCCGGTGCTCCATCGCCTCGAAACCGGCGACGAGATCGCGATCGGCGGGCGGACCTGGCGGGTGCTGCTCGCCGCCGGGCACTCCCCGGCGATGGCCTGCCTCGCCGCCGACGATCTGGTGATCGTCGGCGATCACATCCTGCCCTCGATCACGCCGAACGTCTCGATCTATCCGTCCGAGCCGGAGAGCGATCCGCTCGGCGAATACCTGTCGAGCTTCGCGCCGTTCCGCGACCTCGACGGCGGGTGTCTGGTGCTGGCATCGCACGGGCGGCCGTTCCGCGGTCTGCACCCGCGCATCGACGAGATCGAGGCGCACCACGAGGAGCGACTCGCGCGCGTGGCGGAGGCGTGCCGCACGCCCGCGACGGTGGTGGAGATGCTCGACGTGCTGTTCGCCACCGGCCTCACCGATCACGAACGGGTGATCGCGTCGGGCGAGGCGCTCGCGCATGTGCGGCATCTGCAGTCACGGGGAGAGGTCGTCGAGCGGCAGGGCGACGACGGGGTGCTGCGCTTCGAGGCGCAGTAG
- the mak gene encoding manno(fructo)kinase (Evidence 2a : Function of homologous gene experimentally demonstrated in an other organism; PubMedId : 11742072, 1744033; Product type e : enzyme): MSGLSADGGTNGGGSLRAYGGFDNRDARSGDALGIDLGGTKTEAIVLAPDGTARDRWRVPSPVGDYDATVRLIRDLAAEAAARFGAPDGVGVGIPGAIAPATGLVQNANSTWLIGKPFAANLAAALGRPTAIANDADCFALSEAADGAGAGAASVWGIILGTGVGSGIVVNGRLLGGPNAIAGEWGHNPLPWPGDDERPGPACYCGKTGCIETFVSGPGLAADYRRATGRAAAAEEIAAAAATGDAEARAALDRHAERLARATASVINVLDPEVIVLGGGLSNLAHLYERLPELWPRWVFAPAVATRLAPPKHGDSSGVRGAAWLGRIAAAHPEKFAHPATSADLRLQQPLDS; this comes from the coding sequence ATGTCGGGGCTTTCGGCGGACGGTGGGACCAACGGCGGCGGCAGTTTGCGCGCGTACGGCGGATTTGACAACCGCGATGCGCGCAGCGGCGACGCCCTCGGAATCGACCTCGGCGGCACCAAGACCGAGGCCATCGTGCTCGCGCCCGACGGCACCGCGCGCGACCGCTGGCGCGTGCCGTCGCCGGTCGGCGACTACGACGCCACGGTGCGCCTGATCCGCGATCTCGCGGCCGAAGCGGCGGCGCGGTTCGGTGCGCCCGACGGCGTCGGCGTCGGCATTCCGGGCGCGATCGCCCCGGCCACCGGGCTGGTGCAGAACGCCAACTCCACCTGGCTGATCGGCAAGCCGTTCGCCGCCAACCTCGCGGCCGCGCTCGGCCGCCCGACCGCGATCGCCAACGACGCCGACTGCTTCGCCCTCTCCGAAGCCGCCGACGGCGCGGGCGCGGGCGCGGCGAGCGTGTGGGGAATCATCCTCGGCACCGGGGTGGGAAGCGGCATCGTCGTGAACGGTCGCCTGCTCGGCGGACCGAACGCGATCGCGGGCGAGTGGGGGCATAATCCCCTGCCCTGGCCCGGCGACGACGAACGCCCCGGCCCGGCATGCTATTGCGGCAAGACCGGCTGCATCGAGACGTTCGTCTCCGGCCCCGGTCTCGCCGCCGACTATCGCCGCGCCACCGGCCGCGCCGCCGCCGCCGAGGAGATCGCCGCCGCCGCCGCGACCGGCGACGCCGAGGCGCGGGCCGCCCTCGACCGCCATGCGGAGCGCCTGGCGCGCGCCACCGCGAGCGTCATCAACGTTCTCGACCCGGAGGTGATCGTCCTCGGCGGCGGGCTGTCCAATCTCGCGCACCTCTACGAGAGACTGCCGGAACTCTGGCCGCGCTGGGTCTTCGCCCCCGCCGTGGCGACCCGCCTCGCGCCGCCGAAACACGGCGATTCCAGCGGCGTACGCGGCGCGGCCTGGCTCGGCAGGATCGCCGCGGCGCACCCGGAAAAATTTGCCCACCCGGCAACTTCTGCCGACCTTCGGTTGCAACAACCCCTTGATTCTTAA
- a CDS encoding hypothetical protein (Evidence 5 : No homology to any previously reported sequences): protein MRAVYPPLSLSPPPVSPPGDARFFEDDPPLSLPAPVPEYPVRTISPRSLADLAFELYLADAIDLEDYLLLGFPSEINPAFDRTIGALTGRRAEPDRERDMIREWEARLADLRASSAPLPALIERAERTIRLLRWLETPALGKP, encoded by the coding sequence ATGCGAGCCGTGTATCCGCCTCTGTCCCTGTCGCCGCCCCCGGTTTCGCCGCCGGGCGACGCGCGTTTCTTCGAGGACGATCCGCCGCTGTCTCTGCCCGCCCCCGTGCCGGAATACCCGGTGCGCACGATCAGCCCGCGCAGCCTCGCCGACCTCGCCTTCGAGCTCTACCTCGCCGACGCCATCGACCTCGAAGACTACCTGCTGCTCGGCTTCCCCTCGGAAATCAACCCGGCGTTCGACCGCACCATCGGCGCCCTCACCGGACGCCGCGCCGAACCCGACCGGGAACGCGACATGATCCGCGAATGGGAGGCCCGCCTCGCCGACCTGCGCGCCTCCTCGGCCCCCCTGCCTGCGCTGATCGAGCGGGCCGAACGCACCATCCGCCTGTTGCGCTGGCTGGAAACTCCGGCGCTCGGCAAGCCGTAG